A window of Mangifera indica cultivar Alphonso chromosome 13, CATAS_Mindica_2.1, whole genome shotgun sequence contains these coding sequences:
- the LOC123194931 gene encoding uncharacterized protein LOC123194931, whose product MTLEVSEMDNYRINCSLAYKYGDGSTIFVATKTKKLLDMYGIRSLLLLSLGAQTILTIFGNRRRYRLRYLTRFFLWLSYLTASPVVTLALGKLLGINAEAFDVKGNQLVRSEFFDEYLYYAVWFAPFLLLQIGSPNVISYSVEDNKLKFRQLIGLTTQVAISLWIFFRLLGYWFDISSILLYVAGIVKVAERLRALWSISITENVVIASFAKNDIRREETSLESSSFSNYSHDLFLLVKAYQRFDRLKPYLENWLGHPSSVYLSSMSVEDCPPKDVFRITEFELSFMYDVLYTKASISYSNKKLWGRIIFFLALALLLVILTIFLFVGSDFPGVDDIILLLCLLGVTVLEIYEMKEFLFSDWVVLQMRKQNRSTFISRSISRIVPKIPRKNHRWSHCIDQFNLLSYCLYEDTTKLGGLIRRIFKVKGYYKEYKKYCVKKDNPVPEELKKLILEQILEVRAQRGWQSFSKRGEGALERCNCLQDLEWSIQTDFDTPAKKQTNFGKAIIIWHIATTVCYYLDDGASESTLNHPLCEMSKLLSDYMTYLLGMIPDMLSIVTGDLLFQGACAQVDEFFKAKQSKDEATLCGNLLVETCFQGIPNNNVFTSDWNVLLQVQKLAKILQERDDKWSIISSVWVEMLFYAAINCPWTLHAEQLRKGGELLTHIWLLLEHEKDQPHDLSLEL is encoded by the coding sequence ATGACGTTGGAGGTTTCAGAGATGGACAACTATCGGATAAACTGCTCACTTGCATACAAATACGGTGATGGATCAACTATTTTTGTGgcaacaaagacaaaaaagcTATTGGATATGTACGGGATCAGAAGTCTACTACTATTGAGTCTTGGAGCACAAACCATTCTTACCATCTTCGGCAATCGTAGAAGGTACCGTTTAAGATATCTGACCCGATTTTTCCTTTGGTTGTCCTACTTGACGGCAAGTCCGGTGGTAACATTGGCATTGGGCAAGCTTTTAGGAATTAATGCTGAGGCTTTTGATGTGAAAGGAAATCAGCTAGTGCGTAGCGAATTCTTTGACGAATATCTCTACTACGCAGTTTGGTTTGCACCATTCCTTTTGCTGCAAATTGGTAGCCCTAATGTTATTTCTTACTCCGTTGAGgataataagttaaagtttaggCAACTTATTGGGCTAACCACCCAGGTCGCCATCTCACTTTGGATCTTTTTTAGATTACTTGGATATTGGTTTGACATAAGCAGTATACTTTTGTATGTAGCTGGAATAGTTAAAGTTGCAGAGAGACTCCGAGCTCTCTGGTCAATAAGTATTACTGAAAATGTCGTGATAGCTAGTTTTGCAAAAAATGATATTAGAAGAGAAGAAACCTCACTTGAGTCTAGCTCATTTTCCAATTATTCTCACGATCTGTTTCTGCTTGTGAAGGCTTATCAACGCTTTGATCGATTAAAGCCTTATCTTGAGAATTGGCTAGGCCATCCTTCATCAGTTTATCTTTCTTCGATGAGTGTAGAAGACTGTCCTCCTAAGGATGTTTTTAGAATCACAGAATTTGAGCTTAGCTTTATGTATGATGTGCTCTACACGAAGGCGTCCATTAGCTATTCCAACAAAAAATTATGGGGTcgcatcattttctttcttgctctAGCTTTGCTTTTGGTGATattaactatatttttgtttgttgggTCAGATTTTCCAGGTGTAGATGACATAATTCTTTTACTTTGTTTATTAGGAGTAACTGTACTTGAAATTTATGAGATGAAGGAGTTTTTGTTCTCAGATTGGGTAGTACTTCAAATGAGGAAACAAAATAGGAGCACATTTATCAGCAGATCCATATCGAGAATTGTTCCAAAAATTCCAAGAAAGAATCATAGGTGGTCTCATTGCATAGATCAATTCAACTTACTAAGCTATTGTCTTTATGAAGATACTACAAAGCTTGGCGGGTTGATTAGAAGAATTTTCAAGGTCAAGGGCTACTACAAGGAGTACAAGAAGTATTGTGTCAAGAAAGACAATCCAGTACCTGAAGAGTTGAAGAAGCTGATACTGGAGCAAATTCTGGAGGTAAGAGCTCAAAGAGGCTGGCAATCTTTCTCTAAAAGGGGGGAAGGGGCTCTTGAAAGATGTAACTGTCTCCAAGATTTGGAATGGAGTATTCAAACAGATTTTGATACCCCAGCAAAGAAGCAAACAAATTTCGGCAAAGCCATTATTATATGGCACATTGCCACCACAGTTTGCTACTATTTAGATGATGGTGCATCAGAAAGTACCTTAAATCATCCCTTATGTGAAATGAGCAAACTTTTATCAGATTATATGACGTATCTTTTGGGCATGATTCCTGATATGTTATCTATTGTTACTGGTGACCTTCTCTTTCAGGGTGCTTGTGCTCAAGTCGATGAATTTTTTAAGGCAAAACAATCAAAGGATGAAGCGACATTGTGCGGGAATTTACTAGTTGAAACTTGTTTCCAAGGAATTCCCAATAACAATGTGTTTACATCAGATTGGAATGTATTGCTTCAGGTGCaaaaattggcaaaaatattGCAAGAGAGGGACGACAAATGGAGTATTATAAGT